In the genome of Candidatus Pristimantibacillus lignocellulolyticus, the window CATAATACCTAACGAATTAAGAAATCCAGATAATACAGACTGCGGAACGAACGAAATCCACTTGCCTAATTTTAACGCACCAATTGCGTATTGAATTAATCCTGTAAGAATTGTTGTAGCATATAAATATTCAATCCCATACTGCGCTACGAGTGTCACCATGAGGATAGACATCGCACCTGTTGCAGCAGAAATCATCCCCGGTCGTCCACCAAAAATTGAAATGAGTACCGCAATACAAAATGAAGCATGTATTCCAACCATAGGATCGACACCTGCAATGATTGAGAATGCGATAGCTTCAGGAATTAACGCCAATGCGACCGTTACCCCTGCAAGCACATCTCCTCTAACATTGAAAAACCATGTTGATCTTAACGTATTAAGCAATTTCATTCTCTCCCTTTGTTGCCTAGCTTAAACTTGTCCATATTCAATCGTCACGACAGCAACCTACTCACTATAAATCCGCAAGATTAAGCTGTCAATAAAAGTTTAAAGCTAGTAGTGCTACAAGCGATGTGTACATTTATGTACACCAGTGATGTATTTCATAAAGATAGCAACTCACCCAGCGGTGTGTACGATATAGTACACCAGCGATGTATAACAACTACGAAGCAAGACACCATAATAGTAAGACTTCTAGAAATATCTTAATCGCTTGTCAGCACCAAGAAGATGACATGAAGCTAGTGAAGCGATGCGCGGAGCGTACGTTTTGTGTACGTGAGCACAGGAGTAAGCGATGAATGGCATCTTCGCCGCCGAATACGCTGCGTCAGCATAATCATCGTGATCACAAGCGATTAAAACCTAAAAAGGACTTCCCTTGTCGGGAAGCCCTTTATCCGTAACCTACTATTCAGTAGTGTATGGTAGTAATGCGATTTGACGAGAACGCTTAATAGCGATTGTCAATAGACGTTGATACTTCGCGCTTGTACCAGTTACACGACGAGGAAGAATTTTTCCACGCTCGCTGATGAACTTTTTAAGCAAATCAGTATCTTTATAGTCGATGTGCGTAACTTTGTTTACAGTGAAGAAACAAACTTTACGACGTTTATTGCGGCCGCCTTTACGAGCGAATTTACGCTCGCCACGATCTTCTCCGCCTTCTTTTCTGAAGCTCATTCGAACCCTTCCCTTCTGTTACAAATTTTAATGGCAATTCAGATCACTGACATAGTCCGAACTGACTCGGTTTTAATTTTGAATTTTATCTCTATTTTTCGATAGGTACATCTGGGTACCCTGTTAAAGTCACTTACAATAGAATAACTCATAAAACTTTAAAAATCAAATATTTTTCAGCGTTGTTTTCACAAAAATAATGGTATTTATATTATAAATGATCCATTTATCGTGAATGATTGAGTTTCAATCTCTCTAGCGCTAGATGCTCGATATATTCCTTGTTAACTTCAAATCCAATTCCCGCTCCTGAAGGTAGTAATACTCCCCCGTGCTCAATCTTTACTTCTGGTAGTATGACATCTTTATGCCAGTAACGTGCCGATGCCGAAATATCTCCTGGTATTGTGAAATGACTCAACGAGGCGAGCGCCATATTATGAGCGCGCCCGATGCCTGACTCCAGCATTCCCCCACACCAAATCGCAATGTCATGCTCCTTGCACAGATCATGTATTCTTATTGCCTCTGTCATTCCGCCTACACGACCTAATTTCACATTAATAACTTGGCAGCTACCAAGCTCAATCGCTTTTCGAGCATCATCATATGTAATAATGCTTTCATCGAGACAAATAGGTGTGTTCATCTTTGCCTGTAACTTAGCATGGTCAACAATATCATCAGCAGCGAGCGGTTGCTCAATCATCATCAGATTATAGTCATCGAGTTGCTGTAAATGTGCAATATCATTCAGATCATAAGCAGAATTGGCGTCTACCATTAATGGCAGTTTCGGATAACGAGACCGCAAAGCTTCAACGAGCGTAATATCGTTTCCTGGCTTAATTTTAATCTTCATTCGTTCATAACCGTCAGCGCTATAGTGATCAATTAGACGGTAATACTCGTCCATAGAAGATTGTAACCCGA includes:
- the rpsR gene encoding 30S ribosomal protein S18, which produces MSFRKEGGEDRGERKFARKGGRNKRRKVCFFTVNKVTHIDYKDTDLLKKFISERGKILPRRVTGTSAKYQRLLTIAIKRSRQIALLPYTTE
- the menC gene encoding o-succinylbenzoate synthase → MITIQSIELYRISMELKAPFVTANGAYVDRETILIEVTDREGNCGWGECVAFATPWYTEETVQGSWHILQSFLIPTLLGVTLKHPNEIPNIFSNVKRNQMAKAGLEMAIWDLYSQLIGQPLHQLIGGVKEELKVGVAIGLQSSMDEYYRLIDHYSADGYERMKIKIKPGNDITLVEALRSRYPKLPLMVDANSAYDLNDIAHLQQLDDYNLMMIEQPLAADDIVDHAKLQAKMNTPICLDESIITYDDARKAIELGSCQVINVKLGRVGGMTEAIRIHDLCKEHDIAIWCGGMLESGIGRAHNMALASLSHFTIPGDISASARYWHKDVILPEVKIEHGGVLLPSGAGIGFEVNKEYIEHLALERLKLNHSR